The Drosophila innubila isolate TH190305 chromosome 3R unlocalized genomic scaffold, UK_Dinn_1.0 2_E_3R, whole genome shotgun sequence genome has a segment encoding these proteins:
- the LOC117789903 gene encoding protein apnoia yields MAVNQKFALALLGLCLLCDLVLCQQQVNNSNSNSDSESDLTESRTFGHHFMRRISFALVPGAFVVGVITTLLAALTVVSMKGLGVGVILLVLAIGQMLSRALPVQAAAAYAAAPAPVPVVYSHSHTQQPVWLEKEW; encoded by the exons ATGGCTGTCAATCAGAAATTCGCCCTCGCGCTTCTTGGTCTTTGCCTTCTGTGCGATTTGGTCTTGTGTCAGCAACAGGTCAataactccaactccaactccgatTCCGAATCCGATTTAACTG AGAGCCGCACTTTTGGCCATCATTTTATGCGTCGCATTAGCTTCGCTTTGGTGCCGGGCGCCTTTGTTGTGGGTGTGATTACCACATTGTTGGCCGCGCTTACGGTTGTCTCAATGAAGGGTCTGGGTGTTGGCGTCATCCTCCTGGTGCTGGCCATCGGTCAGATGTTGTCCCGCGCTCTGCCCGTTCAAGCCGCCGCCGCCTATGCAGCTGCCCCTGCTCCCGTTCCCGTTGTCTACTCCCACTCCCATACACAGCAGCCCGTCTGGCTGGAGAAGGAGTGGTAA
- the LOC117790114 gene encoding TBC1 domain family member 5, translating to MTVRGIEAINLYMPTSKADITAAIKTDIREERGRTIEPVVVAVGNGDAMTSVERYRQEWIQLLDNLDEDPESLRLAAFNGQLKMSKFRSIHWALLLRVLNVDHRSWHIQRTQQRSRYDKFRLDYVRNPHELAASDDDDPLSQSTQSVWNQYFSDQELFGVIRQDVVRTFPGVEFFRKALIQNAMTNILFYYAREHPYMCYRQGMHEILAPIIFVLYSDHQSLLHFSEIAKTDINETLLNVLDTSYLEADTYSIFSRLMASVESYYRVSTLVSTAGGYIETHTSHEASSADNEPQSEVEVISQLNFIRDKILAKQDQHLHHYLLKMEIPLHIFGIRWLRLLFGREFMLLDLLMLWDAIFADSDRFDLPNYILVAMLVHIREKLLLSDYTTSLTYLMRYPSDADVNLVLRHALHMLNPKQFEYPTNAFNCVSFTNHLTTQTHTQHPPASESQPANHRVRTSSETSTIGSGIQIDRQITYMQARNAADSSALAKLSDVHRVAMDGYLEDSPELLRLELKNAQTVIKIARGKLVNYLSTVRQHMGKQPNEELNRTLDGIEELCSFLDVKFVFPLHARSAPIDQAHEANERKQLNSAKMSTTMTASPPIPIVPSHSTLPLSVPAASGYEVPENAFMHNSTRRLLGDRREIELSTITSDERPESMVLLNGLPAAEPQQRPQ from the exons ATGACTGTGCGCGGCATAGAAGCCATTAATTTGTACATGCCGACGTCGAAGGCAGATATAACAGCAGCCATAAAAACAGACATACGTGAAGAAAGGGGGCGGACCATTGaacctgttgttgttgctgttggcaacGGCGACGCAATGACGTCTGTGGAACGATATAGGCAGGAATGGATACAGCTGCTGGACAATTTGGATGAGGACCCAGAATCGCTGCGTCTTGCCGCCTTCAATGGTCAGCTAAAAATGTCCAAGTTCCGGAGCATCCATTGGGCCTTGTTGTTGCGTGTTTTGAATGTTGATCATCGCAGCTGGCATATCCAGCGGACACAGCAGCGAAGCAG ATACGACAAGTTCCGCTTGGACTATGTGCGCAATCCTCATGAGCTTGCTGCATCCGACGATGATGATCCATTGTCGCAGTCTACGCAAAGTGTTTGGAATCAATACTTCAGTGATCAGGAGCTATTTGGGGTCATACGTCAAGATGTGGTTCGCACGTTTCCGGGTGTCGAATTCTTTCGCAAGGCATTGATCCAGAATGCCATGACCAATATATTGTTCTACTATGCACGGGAGCATCCTTATATGTGCTATCGTCAGGGCATGCACGAGATACTGGCGCCCATTATCTTTGTTCTGTATAGCGATCATCAGTCGCTGCTGCACTTTAGTGAAATTGCCAAGACGGACATAAACGAGACTCTGCTGAATGTCCTGGACACATCATATCTGGAAGCGGACACCTA CTCTATTTTCTCCCGTCTCATGGCATCGGTGGAGTCCTATTATCGCGTTTCAACTTTAGTGTCCACAGCTGGTGGATACATAGAAACGCACACATCGCATGAG GCCTCGAGCGCTGACAATGAGCCGCAATCGGAGGTTGAGGTTATCAGTCAACTGAATTTCATTCGTGATAAAATTCTTGCCAAGCAGGATCAACATTTGCACCATTATCTGCTCAAAATGGAAATTCCATTGCATATATTTGGCAT ccGCTGGCTTCGCCTGCTCTTTGGGCGTGAATTCATGCTTCTGGATCTGCTGATGCTCTGGGATGCTATCTTTGCGGACAGCGATCGCTTTGACCTGCCCAACTACATCTTGGTGGCCATGCTCGTGCATATTCGAGAAAAGC TACTTTTGAGTGACTACACGACATCGTTGACTTATCTCATGCGTTACCCGAGTGATGCGGACGTCAATTTGGTGCTGCGACATGCTCTACATATGCTGAATCCCAAACAATTTGAATACCCAACGAATGCCTTCAATTGTGTGTCATTCACAAATCATTTAaccacacagacacacacacaacatccACCCGCATCTGAGTCACAACCGGCTAATCATCGTGTGCGCACCAGCTCCGAAACATCAACAATCGGCAGTGGCATTCAAATCGACCGCCAGATCACCTACATGCAAGCAAGGAATGCAGCTGACTCCTCTGCACTGGCCAAGCTCTCAGATGTCCATCGCGTGGCCATGGATGGTTACTTGGAAGAC aGTCCTGAGCTATTACGTTTGGAGCTGAAGAACGCGCAGACTGTCATCAAAATCGCGCGTGGCAAACTGGTTAACTATTTAAGCACTGTTCGGCAACACATGGGAAAACAGCCTAACGAAGAACTAAATCGAACTTTGGATGGCATAGAGGAGCTTTGTAGTTTTCTGGATGTAAAGTTTGTCTTTCCTTTGCATGCCCGTTCCGCACCAATCGATCAGGCACATGAGGCCAACGAGCGGAAACAGCTGAACAGTGCCAAGATGAGCACAACAATGACAGCAAGCCCGCCAATTCCAATTGTGCCAAGTCACTCCACATTGCCATTGTCCGTTCCCGCTGCCAGTGGCTATGAAGTGCCTGAGAATGCCTTTATGCACAACTCGACGCGTCGTCTTCTTGGCGATAGGCGGGAAATTGAATTGTCGACCATCACTAGCGACGAAAGGCCAGAATCAATGGTGCTGCTAAATGGTTTGCCGGCGGCCGAGCCGCAACAGCGACCACAATGA
- the LOC117789898 gene encoding stearoyl-CoA desaturase 5, protein MAPNIIGSTFILAETAISDANNNKMAPTAAPVPVKQAPAPPAKKMTPVAAAAPSMETKKFSGSTPYKADIVWHNVVLFIILHSMAFYGLWLIFAESAYLELITAYFFSVLGGLGITAGVHRLWSHKAYKAKLPLRIFLMLCQSLAFQNSIWEWTRDHRVHHKFTDTHADPHNSRRGFFFAHMGWLMCKKHPDVGIKGKQIDMTDIEQDPVVMFQKKYYFVVMPICCFVVPMMIPYYFMGTSLKVCFFTCSMLRYALSLHGTWLVNSAAHFYGMKPYDTSISSVNSKVVASITFGEGWHNYHHVFPWDYKAAELGTYSHNWTTGFIDMMAKIGQAYDLKSVSQEMVYKRVLRTGDGSHIAAKLDANNNNSAPTNELVMHLDHEKEENVVWGWDDKDISEEDRKFATIVNSEVECKQD, encoded by the exons ATGGCACCGAATATAATAGGCAGCACCTTTATATTGGCTGAGACAGCCATTTctgatgccaacaacaacaagatggCACCAACTGCCGCACCTGTCCCGGTGAAGCAAGCACCAGCGCCGCCGGCCAAGAAGATGACGccagtggcagctgctgcgCCATCGATGGAGACCAAGAAATTTTCGGGTTCCACACCCTACAAAGCGGACATTGTGTGGCACAATGTTGTGCTCTTCATCATTTTGCATTCGATGGCATTTTACGGCTTGTGGCTGATCTTTGCGGAGAGTGCTTATCTAGAGCTCATAACTG catatttcTTCTCAGTCCTGGGCGGCTTGGGTATCACGGCTGGTGTCCATCGTCTCTGGTCGCACAAGGCCTACAAGGCAAAGCTGCCACTTCGCATCTTCCTCATGCTGTGCCAGTCGCTGGCCTTCCAGAACAGCATCTGGGAATGGACCCGTGATCATCGTGTGCATCACAAGTTCACTGACACACACGCCGATCCGCATAACTCTCGTCGTGGCTTCTTCTTCGCCCACATGGGCTGGTTGATGTGCAAGAAGCATCCCGATGTTGGCATTAAGGGCAAGCAGATTGACATGACCGACATTGAGCAGGATCCCGTCGTCATGTTCCAGAAGAA ATACTACTTTGTGGTGATGCCCATCTGCTGTTTCGTTGTGCCCATGATGATACCATACTACTTTATGGGTACCTCTCTCAAGGTGTGCTTCTTCACCTGCTCCATGTTGCGTTATGCCCTCTCTCTGCATGGCACCTGGTTGGTCAACAGCGCTGCTCACTTCTATGGCATGAAGCCCTACGATACGAGCATTAGCTCGGTCAACTCCAAAGTGGTTGCTTCCATTACCTTTGGCGAGGGTTGGCATAACTATCACCATGTCTTCCCCTGGGATTACAAAGCAGCTGAGCTGGGCACCTACAGTCACAATTGGACTACTGGCTTCATTGATATGATGGCTAAGATTG GACAAGCCTATGACCTGAAGTCAGTCAGCCAGGAGATGGTCTACAAGCGGGTTTTGCGCACCGGAGACGGATCTCACATTGCCGCCAAGTTGGAtgccaataacaataatagtGCCCCAACCAATGAGTTAGTAATGCATCTGGATCACGAAAAGGAGGAGAATGTTGTCTGGGGCTGGGATGATAAGGATATTAGCGAAGAGGACCGCAAGTTCGCCACAATTGTCAATAGTGAAGTAGAGTGTAAACAGGATTAG
- the LOC117789901 gene encoding wnt inhibitor of Dorsal protein, whose amino-acid sequence MFHILQILLSISSTAIAANIAEPGNYYQYTQFQAPLSWETIISSSLESAIDSCQQSFKWQRWNCPSGDFIERRSSPTETRKLDREDVYVASISMAAIVHTLTRDCANGVIAGCGCSENAMNVPCDHEPAKAIELYEQRFGMGAGVIGHNQRVVAALLEQSLEHECHCKQQGPQGNCLKEECVKVLKPFESLAQDLLLMYDDAIQLDSTTRNLKIMWQNIPLDSLVYMEDSPNYCEPESSGRWAGTRGRQCTKLSGSSVEERLSCQQLCRVCGFRVRSQHVRHERRCNCKLVWGFRLQCDVCVQLERQHSCY is encoded by the coding sequence atgtttcatatactaCAAATACTACTGAGCATTTCCAGCACGGCGATTGCAGCCAATATTGCGGAGCCCGGAAATTATTATCAATACACACAGTTCCAGGCTCCGCTCTCCTGGGAAACCATCATCTCCAGCAGCCTCGAAAGCGCCATCGACAGTTGTCAGCAGAGCTTCAAGTGGCAGCGTTGGAACTGCCCCAGTGGAGACTTCATCGAGCGGCGTTCTTCCCCAACTGAAACCCGTAAATTGGATCGCGAGGATGTCTATGTGGCCAGCATTTCCATGGCTGCCATAGTGCACACATTGACCAGGGATTGTGCGAATGGCGTCATCGCTGGATGTGGGTGCAGTGAGAATGCCATGAACGTTCCCTGTGACCACGAGCCAGCCAAGGCAATTGAGCTCTATGAACAGCGCTTTGGCATGGGAGCTGGTGTCATTGGCCACAATCAGCGGGTGGTTGCAGCTCTTCTAGAGCAATCCTTGGAGCATGAGTGCCATTGCAAGCAGCAGGGTCCACAGGGCAACTGCCTGAAGGAAGAATGCGTTAAGGTGTTGAAGCCCTTTGAATCCCTGGCACAGGATCTGCTGCTGATGTACGACGATGCCATTCAGCTGGACTCGACCACCAGAAATCTGAAGATCATGTGGCAGAACATTCCCCTCGACTCGCTCGTCTACATGGAGGACTCACCGAATTACTGCGAGCCCGAGTCCAGCGGACGCTGGGCGGGCACAAGGGGACGACAGTGCACCAAGTTGAGTGGCAGCTCCGTCGAGGAGCGTCTCTCCTGTCAGCAACTGTGCCGCGTCTGTGGCTTCCGCGTTCGCTCCCAACACGTGCGCCACGAGCGCAGATGCAACTGCAAGCTGGTCTGGGGATTCCGATTGCAATGCGATGTTTGCGTTCAACTGGAGCGACAACACAGCTGCTACTGA
- the LOC117789900 gene encoding uncharacterized protein LOC117789900: protein MNCFVRFLLLVALCATLTHAQDTGEATRVATDSGSGSDFESATVAARGLASSYEPEDKQALKKNSHIFMGIYKNYKSTYLGNKTTSEYRKRLRNRVSATQLATNEATATEAVEQEQQEQLEQQAIDDALALELRNEANAEALLEAQTDTPIYDDNETGSGKKRRKRKRKYRNNNNNNNKFAEAEQSLDADGEEREDVQRYHVGPGLNVTLDMTNDIVRVKLDGENLKEIIGAHWLSTDNSEEGRGKKYDMITKVLPLFILPFLIQSAIVPFLVTKLKLLLVKSILVGKLAIFLLILSAIKNSNKMMQSYEVAPSYWAGEPSRRSELAAAASSAAAAYNGYRVEGKPTTWVN from the exons ATGAACTGCTTTGTGAGATTCCTATTGTTAGTTGCGCTGTGCGCAACATTGACCCATGCGCAGGACACCGGAGAGGCAACTAGAGTTGCCACCGACTCCGGCTCCGGCTCCGACTTCGAATCTGCGACAGTGGCAGCTCGAGGCTTGGCCAGCAGCTATGAGCCGGAGGATAAGCAGGCGTTGAAGAAGAATTCCCACATCTTCATGGGCATCTATAAGAACTACAAGAGCACCTATCTGGGCAACAAGACAACAAGTGAGTACAGAAAGCGACTTCGCAACCGAGTGAGTGCCACACAGCTGGCAACCAATGAGGCAACTGCCACAGAGGCTGTCGAGCAAGAGCAGCAAgagcagctggagcagcaggCGATTGATGATGCACTGGCTCTGGAATTGCGCAATGAGGCAAATGCCGAGGCTCTGCTGGAGGCACAAACCGATACGCCCATCTATGATGACAATGAAACCGGATCCGGTAAAAAACGACGCAAGCGCAAACGCAAAtatcgcaacaacaacaacaataacaataaatttgctGAGGCTGAGCAATCTTTGGATGCCGATGGAGAGGAACGGGAGGATGTGCAACGCTACCATGTGGGACCTGGTCTAAATGTCACTCTGGACATGACCAACGACATTGTGCGCGTCAAGTTGGATGGTGAGAATCTCAAGGAGATTATTGGTGCCCATTGGTTAAGCACGGACAACAGCGAGGAGG GTCGCGGCAAGAAGTATGACATGATCACCAAAGTGCTGCCCCTCTTCATACTCCCCTTCCTCATCCAGTCGGCAATTGTTCCGTTTCTGGTCACCAAGTTGAAGTTGCTGCTGGTCAAGTCCATACTCGTTGGCAAGTTGGCCATATTCCTCTTGATCTTATCGGCCatcaagaacagcaacaaaatgatgCAATCATACGAAGTGGCACCTTCATATTGGGCCGGCGAGCCGAGCAGAAGATCCGAGCTTGCGGCAGCTGCCTCATCAGCTGCTGCGGCATACAACGGCTATCGGGTGGAGGGGAAGCCCACCACCTGGGTCAACTGA
- the LOC117789902 gene encoding uncharacterized protein LOC117789902 → MTRKFGGSIPMRIYECLSDFSMLRCTKLFVLQKLEERKQLPQTGNLTKDFMDQFFGEETQLGSLIGERYQRMSEKELNQRLVQNFQRFFKHRDIKLHFLPGMLVKIVPSKENKLKFTLKKAIKSRMGRARRRDTEEMQLNLMNIPSMTGAVGGTSASVETYEPEAEGDSKQQGLGAGLHGGEGGGGGGLLNKRKKKQSYKTTMLQVAVPILVLPIILLGSILPFVLPTLKMATILSLFMNNGAFLAAMLYAYASASASSAANQPQHINYGYTDGFH, encoded by the exons ATGACACGAAAGTTCGGCGGCTCGATTCCCATGCGTATTTACGAATGCCTGAGTGACTTTAGCATGCTGCGTTGCACGAAGCTTTTTGTGTTGCAGAAGTTGGAGGAACGCAAACAGTTGCCACAGACTGGCAATCTGACCAAGGACTTTATGGATCAATTTTTCGGCGAGGAAACGCAGTTGGGCAGCCTTATAGGAGAGAGGTATCAGCGAATGTCGGAAAAGGAATTAAATCAACGACTAGTGCAGAATTTTCAACGCTTTTTCAAGCATCGCGATATTAAACTGCACTTTCTGCCTGGCATGCTGGTCAAGATTGTGCCCAGTAAGGAGAACAAGCTTAAGTTTACGCTGAAGAAGG CCATTAAATCCCGCATGGGTCGAGCTCGGCGACGCGACACTGAAGAGATGCAGCTGAATCTAATGAATATACCGTCCATGACTGGAGCTGTCGGTGGCACCAGCGCCAGCGTCGAGACATACGAACCAGAGGCCGAGGGTGACTCCAAGCAACAGGGATTAGGAGCAGGTTTACATGGCGGAGagggcggcggcggcggcggacTGCTGAATAAacgtaaaaaaaagcaatcctataaaacaacaatgcTGCAAGTGGCAGTGCCCATATTAGTCCTGCCCATTATCCTGCTGGGCAGTATCTTACCGTTTGTGTTGCCCACCCTCAAAATGGCCACCATCTTATCGCTTTTCATGAACAATGGCGCCTTCTTAGCTGCCATGCTCTATGCCTACGCCTCTGCCTCCGCCTCCAGCGCAGCCAACCAGCCTCAGCACATCAACTATGGCTATACCGACGGCTTTCATTGA